The Ralstonia sp. RRA genomic interval GTTCGGTCACCTTTGTGTCGCGCCGGTGTTGTTCGGGCTCGCACAAAAACATCCCAACCTTCAGATCGACATCTCGTTTACAGACCGGGCGGTTGATCTCGTGGAAGAAAACATCGACCTTGCCGTGCGCATCGGCGATTTGCACGACAGCACGAGCCTCGTGGCACGGCGCATCGGCGTGCAGGACACGAGCATCGCGGCCGCGCCGTCGTATCTGGCACGGCGGGGGACTCCAGTCGAGATTGATGACTTCGAAGGGCATGCGGGCATCGCCTACTCGCGCGCCGGCGTGCCGTCGCCATGGCGCGTGCGCGATGCAGACGGCAATGCGCAGGAACTCCGCATCACGCCGCAACTGAGCCTGGACGATATACAGGCGATTGCAGGCGCAGGCATCGCTGGCCTTGGGCTCGTGCAGTTACCGTGCTGGCTGTTGGCGCGCTATGTGGCAACGGGTGAGCTCGCCGTGGTGAGAGAGCGTTGCTGCGTGCGACCGTGGGATATCCATGCCGTCTGGCCGAAGACGCCGTATTTGCCCTTGAAGACCCGTTGTGCAGTCGATGCGCTTGTCGCCGAAATCCCGCTGATGGATCTTGGGTGAAGTCCCTAGCCTGACTTTGCCGGTTTCATTGGCCCGGCTGAGGTCAATAAGACTTCCCCGCCACGCTGGCAGATTCCAGTTCCCGCGTCACGATGCTGACCCCGCCGACATTGGCAACCGTCCTGATCATGCCGCCCCCGGGTGCAGACCATTCATCCGCCGTCGTCGTCACCGTTCGGACGAAGTTGGACGCCGTCTGTGTCGTTTGGTAGTGGCACGTTGCTAAACGACTTCCTTATCAACGTCTTTTTCTGTCGTGCAGCGCCCCTAAATTTGGGGATGTTTGCGCCCACCCGGTTTGTTATTTCTGCCCTTGCCTGAGCGATCCCCCTTTTCAACGGCTCAGGTCATGTTCAAAACAGGGAGAGACAACAATGAAACGTACAAACCGGCTGGCGACCTTGCTCTTATGTGCAAGCGCCGCTCTGATGACCGTCGCATGCGGCGGTGGCGATGATGGCAGCGGTGGCGGCAACGCATCCGGGTCTGGAGGTTCCCCCACCGGCGATGGCGCAAGCTGCAGTGCCGTTAAACCGCAATGCACGGTGTCTGCGTCTCCGGCATCCACGGCAAACAGTCCATTGCCCGCTGGGACCAACGTTGTGCTCAGCGCAAGTTGCAGCACGGGCGTAACGCAAGCGGATTGGTTTACCAATGCGCAGACCTTTGCCAAAGGCCTGAATGTGACCGTCAACCCGAGCACGACAACGGGCTACGGTTTTGCCTACAGCAACTGCGCAGGCGGTGACCACGCGGGCCTCTACGTCTACGTGGGGTCGGGTTCCAATGGCGGCACGCCGGGCAATGGGGGCGGAAACAACGGCGGTGGCAGCAGTGGTAGTAGTGGGAGCATCAGCACCAACTCCGGCACAAGCGCGGTCAATTGCTTGCGCATGGGCACCAACGCGCAGGGCTCGATTACCGTAACGAATACCTGCAACGCCAGAATCTTCACGTCCTATTGCACCCTCTATGCAACGCCGCCCAGCTCAACAGGCGCGTTGTTCGTCTGCCGCGGTCAAGCGGCTTCCTTTAGCCCCACGGGTTACGTGTATGAACAGGGCTCGGGGTCAATCGCCCCGGGGCAGACGGACATTCTCGTGGGCACCGCTGTGCAGAACCAGAAAGCCTGGGTGATGGCCTGCGCGAGTGGGAATCCGCATATCGTCGACTTCAATACGCCCACCATCAACGCCAACTCCACAGCAACGGGCATTTGCTCCTGAACGTATGCGTATGCCGAACCGGCTTTCGCCATGCCACACGTGCGGAAGCCGGTTCACACGTGGGCGAGGTGGGGCGTGTTGCGCTGGGGCTTACATGGCACCGTTGCCAGCGATGCGCTCAATCAGAATCGCGGCGTAGCGCTCGGGCTGCTCAATATCCGGAAAGTGCCCGCAGTCTTCAAAGCGAAGCATCTCCGCATGCGGTATGCATTCGCGTAGCGAGTCGGGATCGGTGCCGCGGTGCGAATGGTCCTGCGTCCCCCAGATGATGGTGCAGGGCGTCTTGACGGCTTGCTGCGCTGCTGCGTTCTCACGCATCAAACCTTGAACCACACCCGCCAGGCAGAAACACCCGCCGCCGGAAAGCGCGTGATGTGCGGTCTGCTGAAAAGGTTGCGCATCGGTTGTTCGTGGTAGCGCACGGCTATACCAGCGATGCGCCGCCTTTTGTCGGAACAGCCACGCCGCCACCTGCCCGATGAAGGGAACATGTAGCGGCCGAGGGACGTTCCGATGCGCCCAGGCGTGCATCGCAGGCAGCGATGGCGTTTGAGACAGCACCAGATGTGTAATGCGCTCCGGCGCCACGCGGGCGGTTTGCAGGGCATAGAAGCCATTGGCGCAACTGAATGCCAGCGCAGCCGTCTTGATTCCCAGCGCGTCCAGAACGCCCAACACGGCTTTCGCGCCCTGCACCAGAGAGTGCGTGTAGGTTGGCTGCGGAAACGAAAATCCAAAGCCCGGCATGTCGAAGCACACCACCCGGAAGCGCTGCGCGAGCAGGCCAATCAACACCGCATAGTGTTCGATCACATTGGGGCCGTCCGGCACAAACACGATGCACGGTTTCAAGGTCCCAGAGTCGTATGCGCGAATGGGCCCGACTGGTGTGTTGACTTGGAAGGTCGGCAGAGCGTCGCCGCCTTGGCGCTTGAGATGTAACTTCGAAAACCGTGTCAGCAGGCTATCAACGAGAGAACCAAGCATGGAGGTGGGGTGGTGGGGTGAGAGCGTGTCTTCGTGTTCGACGCGGGGGTGCCCGATGCCGCAGTCAACCCAGCATGGTGCCCCAGCCGGCGCGTCTTTTCACTTAGCCACCCCAAAAAAAACGCCAACCCTAAGGTTGGCGTTTTGCTTGAGGTAAGACCCGTATCAGTGGAACTGATTCATGGTGTTGTCCTTACCAGCTGCCTTCAGGGCTGCTTCACCGCTGAAGTATTCCTTGTGGTCGTCGCCGATATCCGAGCCCGACATGTTCTGGTGCTTGACGCAGGCGATGCCCTGGCGGATTTCCTTGCGCTGCACGCCAGCCACGTAGCCCAGCATGCCTTGGTCGCCGAAGTATTCCTTGGCCAGGTTGTCGGTCGACAGCGCGGCGGTGTGGTACGTCGGCAGCGTGATCAGGTGGTGGAAGATACCGGCTTCACGCGATGCATCAGCCTGGAACGTGCGGATCTTCTCGTCCGCCTGCTTCGCCAGTTCGGTGTCGTCGTATTCCGTGCTCATCAGTGCGGCGCGCTCGTAGGACGACACATCCTTGCCGGCTTCCTTCATGGCGTCGTACACCTGCTGACGGAAGTTCAGCGTCCAGTTGAACGACGGGCTGTTGTTGTACACCAGCTTGGCATTCGGGATGACCTTGCGGATCTCGCTCACCATGCCGCCGATCTGCGCGATGTGCGGTTTCTCGGTTTCGATCCACAGCAGATCAGCGCCGTTCTGCAGCGAGGTGATGCAATCCAGCACGCAGCGTGCTTCGCCCGTGCCGGCGCGGAACTGGAACAGGTTGCTCGGCAGGCGCTTCGGACGCAGCAGCTTGCCGTCGCGCTTGATGACCACGTCACCGTTGCCCAGTTGGTCGGCCGACAGCTCTTCGCAATCCAGGAACGAGTTGTACTGATCGCCCAGGTCGCCCGGCTCGTTGGTCACGGCGATCTGCTTGGTCAGGCCAGCGCCCAGCGAGTCGGTACGGGCCACGATGATGCCATCGTCCACACCCAGCTCCAGGAACGCGTAGCGGATCGCGCGGATCTTGGCCAGGAAGTCTTCATGCGGCACGGTGACCTTGCCGTCTTGGTGGCCGCACTGCTTCTCGTCCGACACTTGGTTCTCGATCTGGATGCAGCATGCACCGGCTTCGATGAACTGCTTGGCCAGCAGGTAGGTGGCTTCAGCGTTGCCGAAACCAGCGTCGATGTCGGCAATGATGGGCACCACGTGGGTGACGTGGTTGTCGATCTTCTGCTGGATGGCGGCCTTGGCGGCAGCATCCTTGGCAGCGTCCAGATCGCGGAACAGGCCGCCCAGTTCACGGGCATCAGCCTGGCGCAGGAACGTGTACAGCTCGCGGATCAGCGCGCTGACCGAGGTCTTCTCGTGCATCGACTGGTCCGGCAGCGGGCCGAACTCCGAGCGCAGCGCAGCGACCATCCAGCCCGACAGGTACAGATAGCGGCGCTCGGTGCTGTTGAAGTGCTTCTTGATGGAGATCATCTTCTGCTGACCGATGAAGCCGTGCCAGCAACCCAGCGACTGGGTGTACTTGGCCGGATCAGCGTCGTAGGCAGCCATGTCGGCGCGCATGATCTTGGCGGTGTACTTGGCGATGTCCAAACCCGTCTTGAACTTGTTCTGCGCGCGCATGCGGGCAGCGTACTCGGGGTTGATCGCATTCCATGCGCTGCCGTGGGTTTCTTTCAAACCGGCAACTGCCTTGATGTCGTCTTGGTACTGGGCCATGTGTCTCTCCTAAGGGCAAAACGTGTTTGAGTAACTGGCTGGGTGTGTCGCCACGTTGGTCGAAACTCGAAGCGAACCGCATGACCAAATTGTAGTTCTGCCTTGATGCGTCGCAACAAGGTCTTATATAAGACATAAGACTTTGTTTGTTGTTATTTTTCAATGGGTTACGTGATGTTTTTTGCAATGCGGAAAGTGTTTTCGCGGAGCGAAAACGAGGTGACGCGGAAATTCCAGACGGATTTCGTAATGTGAAACGGGCTTTCAGTCGCCGGAGAGAGGCAGGCTCGGGCAGGTCGAGCGACGACGGTTGGGGAACTTGTGGAGGTGCGCTGGCACGGCTGCGCGGGCTTACTTCTTATAGAGCGCCTTCAACTGCAACAGCTCTTCCATCAGCTGATGCTTGAGCTCCTGCGGCCCCAGGATCTTGACGTGCGCGCCGTATCCCAGCAGCTTTCGCGCACCGTGCTCGATGGATTCGATGGGCATCAGAAACGCCTTCCAGCCGGATGGCACCTCGGCACGCCCGGCATCCTGCGCGACAGGCATCGTTTTGACGCGCGCGTTGATCAGCCAATTCTCGCCACGCGGCGATACGGCAATGTGCGCCGTCAACCGATAGAGATCGGTCTCGTACCGGTGCATGGCGTCATGCCAGTGCTTGGCCAGATCAAACCGCGCAGGCCGCTTGAAACGGCGGCGCGAGGGTTTGAGTTCAACGATCTTCGCCAGCCGAAAGGTCAGTGGGCTGGGCTTGCCCACCACCTTGGCAACCAGGTACCAGGCACCGCCCTTGAGCACCAGGCCAAGCGGTTCAAGTTCGCGGTCGGATACGCCGCGCCAACTCTCGTACTTCACTTCGATACGGTGCGCGCTCCACACCGCGTCGGCCACCTCGCGCAAGAACACCGGCGTTTCCTGCGCGCGGTACCAATCCACCGTATCGATATGCAGCCGGCTGGCGACGCGATCCGCATGCTCGCGCGAGTCCGGGGCCAGGCTGGCGATCATCCTCCGCCGGGCAGAGGTTGCCATGCCGTCCAGGCCAAGCTCCGTTGCTGGGCCAGGCAAACCTGCCAGAAACAGCGCGTGCGCCTCTTGCTGGGTGAGGCCGGTGAGATCGGTGCGCCAACCCTCGCGCAGTTGAAAGCCGCCGTTGCGACCGCGGTCTCCCCAGATGGGCACGCCGGCGGTGGAGAGCTGATCGATATCCCGCAGGATCGTGCGCTCGGAAACCTCCAGCGCTTCAGCCAACGCCGGTGCGGTCATCCGCCCGCGCGCTTGCAGCAGCATCATGATCGACAGCAGCCGGCTCGCTTTCATGAATGTCCCACGACCTTAAATACATGACATGAGGTGTCATGTTAATGGACATATCGTGGGTGCATTCCCCCACGCAAAGGTCAAACATGAACGCGAGCATTCAAGACAGGCAACTGGAGGTGATCGAGCTGCGCCAGTACACGCTTCGCCCCAACAAGCGCGATGCGTTGATCGACCTCTTTGATCGTGAGCTGGTCGAGCCGCAGGAAGCGGTCGGGATGACGGTCCTGGGGCAGTTCCGCGATCTGGATCATCCGGATCTGTTTGTCTGGCTGCGCGGGTTTGAGAGCATGCAGACCCGCCTGAACGGGCTGAAGGCCTTCTACGGCGGTGTTACCTGGCAGGCGCATGCCGAGGCGGCCAACGCCACGATGCTGGATTCAGACAACGTACTGCTGCTGCGCCCCGCATGGGAGGGTGCCCACCTGCCCAAGGATGCGACGCCCCGTGCCAGCCGGGACGCAACGGCAATCCCGCCGGGGTTGGTCGACATCACGGTCTTCTATCTGGATGCGCCAGCATCAGCGGAGCTGCTGACGTTCTGCCGTGAACGCATGACCTACGTTCTCAACGTCGGTGGCGCGTGTGCTCAGGGTTGGTATATCACGGAGCCCCGTGAGAACAACTTCCCCCGATTGCCCGTGCGGGCACACGAGCATGTGCTGGTGGGGGTTGCCGTGTTTCCCGACCTCGCACGGTTCGAGGCATTTGGCCGTTCGAACCTGTGGGCGCGTGAGATTGCTCCGCAGTTGGCGCAGTGGCCGATCCGGTCGACCGAGACGCACCGGCTGCTGCCAACGGCGCGCTCGGCCATCCATGCGTAGGCCGAGCGCGGTCGGATCGGAGAGGCCTTAAGCGGCGGCGTCCGCATGCCCCTGGCGCTGCAGGACGACATGCGTGGCCTTCTCCGACGCGACGGATTTGACGCATGTGTATCCCAGCGCGCGCAAGTCCAACCCCTCGAACAGCGGCTCCCCCCGGCCGAGCAGCACCGGCGAGATCGCAATGTGCAGTTCATCAATGAGGCCTTCACGAAGATACTGCCGGATCGTGTTCGGCCCGCCGCCAATCCGCACGTCCTTTCCGGCAGCAGCCTCGCGTGCGCGGTCGAGTGCCTCGCGAATGCCGCCTGTGACGAAGTGGAACGTCGTGCCGCCGTCCATCTCGATGGAGGGTCGCGCATGATGGGTCAGGACGAACACCGGAACGTGGTACGGCGGGCTATCGCCCCACCAGCCTTTCCAGTTCATGTCCGGCCATTCCCCGCGAATGGGGCCGAACATGTTGCGCCCGAGAATCCAGGCCCCGACATTCTGAAAGCCACGGGCAGCGAACTCATCGTCCACCCCGGTCGTACCGCCGTCCTTGCCGAACAGGGCCTGCTGGAATGTGCGCGTCGGGATCAGCCACTGGTGCAGTTCAATCCCGCCATCGCCGAGCGGATTATTGATGTCTTGATTCGGACCCGCTCCATATCCGTCGAGCGAGAGGGTGAAGCCTGCAACTCGAACGCGTGCCATCGGTTTGCCTCCGTGTAGACGTCCAACAGGGATCCGCAGCCGTGCCATGCCTGAAGACGCCTCCGGGAGTGGAACAGCGTCATCCGGCTGCGGCAACTTAAGTGTTCCGCTTCAGGGCGAGGAAACTCCACGTCACATCACCCCGGCCAAGCATGTCTGCGAGCGTGCCGCGGTGATGTTCTTGCTAGCCGGCTTGCGGGCCACAGCGATTGTCTCGTCCGCAGATACGTCGAACATTCGCCGCCCATCCGGAACCGGACCGTGCCGGAGCGACATGACGATTACGCCACCAGCGCGCACCAATCCGGCCACGGCAGACATTGCAGCCTTCCGCTCCGCTTCGTCAAGGTGCATCCAGACCGCGGTGCACGTCGAT includes:
- a CDS encoding LysR family transcriptional regulator encodes the protein MTDRLDGVAVFVQVIEAGSFTLAAERMNLTRSAIGKVIARLEARLGVHLLHRTTRSQTLTEAGQAYYDRCVRALAELDAAEAELESGHREPRGRLKVSVPIAFGHLCVAPVLFGLAQKHPNLQIDISFTDRAVDLVEENIDLAVRIGDLHDSTSLVARRIGVQDTSIAAAPSYLARRGTPVEIDDFEGHAGIAYSRAGVPSPWRVRDADGNAQELRITPQLSLDDIQAIAGAGIAGLGLVQLPCWLLARYVATGELAVVRERCCVRPWDIHAVWPKTPYLPLKTRCAVDALVAEIPLMDLG
- a CDS encoding alpha/beta hydrolase, which translates into the protein MKPCIVFVPDGPNVIEHYAVLIGLLAQRFRVVCFDMPGFGFSFPQPTYTHSLVQGAKAVLGVLDALGIKTAALAFSCANGFYALQTARVAPERITHLVLSQTPSLPAMHAWAHRNVPRPLHVPFIGQVAAWLFRQKAAHRWYSRALPRTTDAQPFQQTAHHALSGGGCFCLAGVVQGLMRENAAAQQAVKTPCTIIWGTQDHSHRGTDPDSLRECIPHAEMLRFEDCGHFPDIEQPERYAAILIERIAGNGAM
- a CDS encoding isocitrate lyase; translation: MAQYQDDIKAVAGLKETHGSAWNAINPEYAARMRAQNKFKTGLDIAKYTAKIMRADMAAYDADPAKYTQSLGCWHGFIGQQKMISIKKHFNSTERRYLYLSGWMVAALRSEFGPLPDQSMHEKTSVSALIRELYTFLRQADARELGGLFRDLDAAKDAAAKAAIQQKIDNHVTHVVPIIADIDAGFGNAEATYLLAKQFIEAGACCIQIENQVSDEKQCGHQDGKVTVPHEDFLAKIRAIRYAFLELGVDDGIIVARTDSLGAGLTKQIAVTNEPGDLGDQYNSFLDCEELSADQLGNGDVVIKRDGKLLRPKRLPSNLFQFRAGTGEARCVLDCITSLQNGADLLWIETEKPHIAQIGGMVSEIRKVIPNAKLVYNNSPSFNWTLNFRQQVYDAMKEAGKDVSSYERAALMSTEYDDTELAKQADEKIRTFQADASREAGIFHHLITLPTYHTAALSTDNLAKEYFGDQGMLGYVAGVQRKEIRQGIACVKHQNMSGSDIGDDHKEYFSGEAALKAAGKDNTMNQFH
- a CDS encoding YafY family protein, with the protein product MKASRLLSIMMLLQARGRMTAPALAEALEVSERTILRDIDQLSTAGVPIWGDRGRNGGFQLREGWRTDLTGLTQQEAHALFLAGLPGPATELGLDGMATSARRRMIASLAPDSREHADRVASRLHIDTVDWYRAQETPVFLREVADAVWSAHRIEVKYESWRGVSDRELEPLGLVLKGGAWYLVAKVVGKPSPLTFRLAKIVELKPSRRRFKRPARFDLAKHWHDAMHRYETDLYRLTAHIAVSPRGENWLINARVKTMPVAQDAGRAEVPSGWKAFLMPIESIEHGARKLLGYGAHVKILGPQELKHQLMEELLQLKALYKK
- a CDS encoding NIPSNAP family protein, whose translation is MNASIQDRQLEVIELRQYTLRPNKRDALIDLFDRELVEPQEAVGMTVLGQFRDLDHPDLFVWLRGFESMQTRLNGLKAFYGGVTWQAHAEAANATMLDSDNVLLLRPAWEGAHLPKDATPRASRDATAIPPGLVDITVFYLDAPASAELLTFCRERMTYVLNVGGACAQGWYITEPRENNFPRLPVRAHEHVLVGVAVFPDLARFEAFGRSNLWAREIAPQLAQWPIRSTETHRLLPTARSAIHA
- a CDS encoding dihydrofolate reductase family protein, with the protein product MARVRVAGFTLSLDGYGAGPNQDINNPLGDGGIELHQWLIPTRTFQQALFGKDGGTTGVDDEFAARGFQNVGAWILGRNMFGPIRGEWPDMNWKGWWGDSPPYHVPVFVLTHHARPSIEMDGGTTFHFVTGGIREALDRAREAAAGKDVRIGGGPNTIRQYLREGLIDELHIAISPVLLGRGEPLFEGLDLRALGYTCVKSVASEKATHVVLQRQGHADAAA